The proteins below are encoded in one region of Helianthus annuus cultivar XRQ/B chromosome 2, HanXRQr2.0-SUNRISE, whole genome shotgun sequence:
- the LOC110910901 gene encoding probable protein phosphatase 2C 60 → MGIYLSTPKTDKLSEDGENENLRYGLSSMQGWRTSMEDAHAAYPDLDCSTSFFGVYDGHGGQAVSKFCAKYLHQQVIKHEAYSSGDIGTAIQKSFLRLDEMMCGQRGWRELAILGDKRDQFSGMMEGLIWSPRSSETKGQTDDWPVEEGPHSNYEGPTCGSTACVAVIRNNQLVVANSGDSRCVISRKGQAYNLSKDHKPDLETEKERISKAGGFIHCGRVNGTLNLTRAIGDMELKKDKSLPAEKQILTANPDINLVELCEDDDFIVLACDGIWDCMSSQQLVDFVLEQLKTESKLSTICEKVFERCLAPTSGGEGCDNMTMILVQFKKNPNSGPSTSDQQPSSDQPSESSDGKDKSGAN, encoded by the exons ATGGGAATATACCTAAGCACGCCTAAAACTGACAAACTTTCTGAGGATGGTGAGAATGAGAACCTAAGATATGGGCTGTCATCCATGCAAGGGTGGCGTACGTCAATGGAAGATGCT CATGCTGCTTATCCTGATCTGGACTGTTCGACATCGTTTTTTGGCGTTTATGATGGCCATGGAG GTCAGGCAGTCTCCAAGTTCTGTGCTAAGTATCTTCATCAACAAGTGATCAAACATGAAGCTTATTCTAGTGGTGATATTGGCACTGCTATCCAGAAATCTTTCCTCAG ATTGGATGAAATGATGTGTGGACAACGTGGTTGGAGAGAGTTGGCAATATTGGGAGATAAAAGAGATCAGTTTAGTGGCATGATGGAAGGATTAATTTGGTCTCCTAGGAGTAGTGAAACCAAAGGTCAAACTGATGACTGGCCTGTTGAGGAG GGACCACATTCTAACTATGAAGGGCCCACATGTGGCAGCACCGCTTGTGTGGCAGTCATTCGTAATAACCAACTTGTTGTGGCTAATTCTGGTGATTCTCGTTGTGTGATATCTCGAAAGGGTCAG GCATATAATCTGTCAAAAGACCATAAGCCTGATCTCGAAACTGAGAAAGAAAGGATATCAAAAGCTGGTGGTTTTATTCACTGTGGTCGAGTTAACGGGACTTTAAACTTGACAAGGGCTATTG GGGACATGGAACTGAAGAAGGATAAATCATTGCCTGCTGAAAAACAAATTTTGACCGCTAATCCCGATATAAACTTG GTTGAGCTTTGTGAGGACGATGATTTTATTGTTCTTGCTTGTGATGGAATATG GGATTGCATGTCAAGCCAACAGCTGGTGGACTTTGTACTGGAGCAACTAAAAACT GAAAGTAAGCTTTCAACGATCTGTGAGAAGGTATTTGAGAGGTGTTTGGCACCCACGTCGGGTGGTGAAGGCTGTGACAACATGACTATGATTCTGGTTCAGTTCAAGAAAAACCCAAATTCTGGTCCTTCAACTTCAGATCAACAGCCTTCGTCTGATCAACCATCTGAATCATCAGACGGCAAAGATAAATCCGGGGCGAATTAG